The window GAGGATAAAGGACGAGGTAGTGCACTTCATCGAGGACAACGCCGATGAGATAGAGCTCGCGGTTCTTGTCGTCGACGGAAAGGCCTCGCCCGAGATAATAGAGCGCTGGGAGAAGAGGGGCGAGATTCCAATAGACGTGGAGTTCTACCAGTTCCTCCGAGAGCTTGATATACCGACCATAGTTGCCGTCAACAAAATAGACAAAGTCAAGAACGTCCAGGGTGTTATACACTTCTTGGCCGAAAAGTTCGGCGTTCCCTATTCGGAAATTTCACGGACTTTTGTTCCAGTCTCGGCCAAGTTCGAAAAGAACCTCGATGAGCTGAAAAGATTGATGGAAGAGAAACTCAGGTCATAACACTTCCAGGACGAGGTGGGTGTTGGTTTCCCTGACGCCGTCGAGGGAGGCTATCTCCTCGAGTATTTCATCGAGCTTCGTCTTGTCTGCCTCGATTATCAGGTCAACGTCGCCGGTAACGCGGTAAATCTTCTTTATTTTAAGTTTCCGTATGGCCTCATAGACGTGCCTTCTCTTTGTCGGTTCAATCTTAACAAAAACGAATACATCCCCCTTTTTCTCGCCCAGAAGTTCAAGAGCTTTGTCTGTCAGGTCTATGAAACCTCTGCCGGTTCTTATGTAGCCGAGCTCCTTGAGAACCTTGAGATGGTTGCTTAAAGCTTGTCTTGTTATGCCAAGCTCTTTCGCCAGCTCGTCCTGGGTTTTCTCGACGGTATGAACCTCGATTGTCTTGCCGTCTTCGTAGAGCTTTCTTAAAAGTTTAACCTGCCTTGGGGTTAGGGTGTTCTTTTCAACCATGTCCCTTCACCTTATGTTCTTCAACCGTTATTTCGATAAATGTAAAATTCAATTTTTCAATTTTCCAATGGTGATAAAGCTTTTTATAAGTTTTTCTAAGGTTTTCAGACTCAAGGTTTTTAACCTTCCACAGAAACTCTAAACCATGAACAAAGCCATCTACACCAACGACGTCCCTCCTGACAGGCTGGAACTCCTTGCCGAGCTTTCTTCACGCGATGCCGTTAAGGTTATGGTTATTGGGGGCCTCGACACGGGAAAGAGCACCCTTGTAACGTTTCTGGCAAACGAGCTCATGAACCTCGGAAAGAGCGTTGCAGTAGTTGATTCCGACGTCGGTCAGAAGGGTGTTCTTCCACCAGCTACGATAAGCCTTGCTCTCCCGGAGGAAAACTTTTCAACCCTCTCTGAACTCAGTGGAGTGGCCCACTACTTCATAGGAACGGTCTCCCCGAGCCAGTTTATCGGCGAGATGGCTGTTGGTGTCAAAAGGCTCGTTGAGATGGCCGAGAAAAGTGCTGATGTTGTTTTGATAGACACGACAGGTTTCGTTACCGGCCCGGGTTTTGAGATGAAACGACTTAAAGCAGAGCTGGTGAGACCGGATTTGATAGTTTTTCTCGAGAGAAACGGCGAGCTCGGCCCACTTGCCAGGGCACTCTCACCGTACGGAGACGTGGTCAGGCTTGGAGTCAGCGAAAACGCGAGGAGCGTTTCAAGAGAGGAAAGGCGCGAAATCAGGTTTGAGAAGTGGAGGACATACTTCCTGAACTCCAGTCTTGTCGAGTTTGACATCTCGGAGGTAGCTATTACCGGAACTTCCCTCTTCCATGGCCGTCCCCTCGATGAAAGGGAGAAAACCCTCCTCTCGCGGGCCTTCCGGTGGCTCGTCCTTGCCGGATGGGAGAACGACGGACGCTACACAGTTGTAAAGGCCGATGAGGAGAGCTTTCCGAGGGGCTACCGCTCGATTCATGCCATAGACTTTGAAAAGCTGAACAATCTTCTCGTTGGCCTGATTGACGAAAACGGCCTCTGTCTTGGCCTTGGAATTTTGAAGTGGATTAACTTCAGTGCCGGAACTCTTCAGGTACTAACTCCCCTTGAAAGGGGTTCATTGAGCTTTGTCAGGGAAATCCGTTTTGGAAGAATGAGGGTTTTGGAAACCGGTGAGGAGCTGGGCCTTTTAAGGAGAGACGAACTTTGAACCCATAAGGTTTTAAAGTTCAACCACAATGGTCGGAAGGTGATATCTTGGAGGCGAGGGCGTTCATCGAAATCACGAGGCCACACAACTGCGTCTTGGCAGGCATAGTCGGTCTGCTCGGCTCGATAGTTGCAGTAGGACACTTTCCTGAGCTGAGGAAGGCCGTTTTAGTGTTCCTCGTCGTAACGCTCGGCTGTTCGGCCGGCAACACCATAAACGACTACTTTGACTACGAGATAGACAGGATAAACCGGCCGGAAAGACCCCTACCCAGGGGGGCCATGAGCAGAAGGACTGCCTTCTGGTATGCTATGGCGCTCTTCGCTATTGGCCTAATCCTCGCCTCACTCATAAACGTCTACGCCTTTTTACTGGCCCT of the Thermococcus sp. genome contains:
- a CDS encoding Clp1/GlmU family protein; its protein translation is MNKAIYTNDVPPDRLELLAELSSRDAVKVMVIGGLDTGKSTLVTFLANELMNLGKSVAVVDSDVGQKGVLPPATISLALPEENFSTLSELSGVAHYFIGTVSPSQFIGEMAVGVKRLVEMAEKSADVVLIDTTGFVTGPGFEMKRLKAELVRPDLIVFLERNGELGPLARALSPYGDVVRLGVSENARSVSREERREIRFEKWRTYFLNSSLVEFDISEVAITGTSLFHGRPLDEREKTLLSRAFRWLVLAGWENDGRYTVVKADEESFPRGYRSIHAIDFEKLNNLLVGLIDENGLCLGLGILKWINFSAGTLQVLTPLERGSLSFVREIRFGRMRVLETGEELGLLRRDEL
- a CDS encoding Lrp/AsnC family transcriptional regulator, producing MVEKNTLTPRQVKLLRKLYEDGKTIEVHTVEKTQDELAKELGITRQALSNHLKVLKELGYIRTGRGFIDLTDKALELLGEKKGDVFVFVKIEPTKRRHVYEAIRKLKIKKIYRVTGDVDLIIEADKTKLDEILEEIASLDGVRETNTHLVLEVL
- the engB gene encoding GTP-binding protein EngB, with protein sequence MIIFAGRSNVGKSTLIFKLTGKKVKRGKRPGVTRKPVEIEWRGKKVVDLPGFGFMSGLPKHVQERIKDEVVHFIEDNADEIELAVLVVDGKASPEIIERWEKRGEIPIDVEFYQFLRELDIPTIVAVNKIDKVKNVQGVIHFLAEKFGVPYSEISRTFVPVSAKFEKNLDELKRLMEEKLRS